In the genome of Paenibacillus sp. FSL R5-0766, one region contains:
- a CDS encoding ABC transporter ATP-binding protein: MKSNTGKRLLDYALKAKGTFIAALIMLTIGVAAELAGPFIAKSMIDNHLLAIEQPFYETTASDEAAVYNGKNYKREGLFEPDENKGSEVRVLQAGRSFYFVNEPVNAPDGDRTYADGTLTVTRAGEVTGQYAAVPLSAGELFAFYKPEMPSIYQLIVYYMIFLVISVIMEFGKTFWLQSSANKVIQRLRNDVYAHIQRLPVHFFDNLPAGKVVSRVTNDTEAVKDLFVAVLSNFFSGIITITGVYVALFLLDVRLGLISLFVVPMLITWIVLYRKFATRYNTIIRSRLSEINAIINESIQGMSIIRVFRHQKQTKQEFEDLNDDYMKHQNKMLNLNAFTSHNLVNVLRNIAFAVVLWYFGSSVLDGTSIISLGVLYAFVDVLGRLFQPITGMVNQLANLDSSLVSAGRVFELMDEKGEAVTDGSMPRYKGNVVFDDVSFAYKKDYVLHNISFKASQGQTVALVGHTGSGKSSIINLLFRFYDPQKGKITIDGQNVKDLPKQWIREHMGIVLQDPYLFTGTIASNVSLGDEKISRERIEQALRDVGAERILAHLPQGFDEPVIEKGSTLSAGQRQLISFARALAFDPAILILDEATANIDTETEALIQNALEVLKKGRTTFIIAHRLSTIRSADQILVLHRGRIVEQGAHDELMELKGRYYKMYQLQQGAQAAGATSGNPSGEIIPTSTSFAGGNA; the protein is encoded by the coding sequence TTGAAGTCTAATACAGGCAAAAGGCTGCTTGATTACGCCTTGAAAGCCAAAGGAACATTTATCGCTGCATTAATTATGCTTACCATTGGTGTTGCGGCCGAGCTTGCCGGGCCGTTCATCGCCAAATCCATGATCGACAATCACTTGCTCGCGATTGAGCAGCCTTTCTATGAGACGACAGCTTCAGATGAAGCCGCAGTCTACAACGGCAAGAACTACAAACGCGAAGGCTTGTTCGAACCGGATGAAAACAAAGGTTCCGAAGTGCGGGTATTACAAGCCGGCAGAAGTTTTTATTTTGTAAACGAACCGGTCAATGCACCTGATGGGGACCGCACATATGCGGATGGAACCCTCACAGTTACACGCGCAGGTGAAGTGACAGGCCAATATGCGGCAGTACCCCTGTCCGCGGGTGAACTGTTTGCTTTTTACAAACCGGAGATGCCCAGCATTTATCAATTAATTGTGTATTACATGATCTTCCTCGTGATCTCGGTCATTATGGAGTTTGGTAAAACTTTCTGGCTGCAATCCTCGGCCAACAAGGTCATTCAAAGACTGCGTAACGATGTGTATGCCCATATTCAGCGACTGCCGGTGCACTTTTTTGATAACCTGCCGGCAGGTAAAGTTGTATCTCGGGTCACAAACGACACAGAAGCCGTCAAGGATCTGTTCGTTGCTGTTCTTTCGAACTTTTTCTCAGGAATCATCACAATTACAGGTGTGTATGTCGCACTCTTCCTGCTTGATGTTCGCCTGGGTCTAATCTCATTATTCGTGGTGCCGATGCTCATTACATGGATTGTGCTCTATCGCAAATTCGCCACTCGCTACAACACGATCATTCGATCCCGACTGAGTGAAATCAATGCAATCATTAACGAGTCCATTCAGGGAATGTCCATTATCCGCGTATTCCGCCATCAGAAACAAACCAAACAGGAATTCGAAGATCTGAATGATGACTATATGAAACACCAGAACAAAATGCTGAACCTAAATGCCTTCACCTCACACAATCTGGTTAACGTATTACGGAATATCGCCTTTGCGGTTGTCCTGTGGTACTTCGGTTCCAGTGTGCTGGATGGCACAAGTATTATCTCATTAGGTGTTCTGTATGCCTTCGTTGATGTTCTGGGTCGCTTGTTCCAGCCAATCACCGGTATGGTGAATCAACTCGCCAACCTGGACTCCTCCCTCGTATCTGCTGGTCGCGTCTTTGAGCTGATGGATGAAAAGGGAGAAGCTGTAACCGATGGTTCCATGCCAAGATACAAAGGGAATGTTGTCTTCGATGATGTATCCTTTGCCTATAAAAAAGATTACGTGCTTCACAATATCTCATTCAAAGCATCCCAAGGTCAGACGGTCGCTCTGGTCGGTCATACCGGTTCGGGTAAAAGCTCAATTATCAACCTGCTATTCCGGTTCTATGACCCGCAAAAAGGCAAGATCACGATTGACGGTCAGAATGTCAAAGATCTGCCTAAACAGTGGATTCGCGAACATATGGGGATTGTATTGCAGGACCCGTATCTGTTCACAGGCACCATTGCTTCCAACGTCAGTCTCGGCGATGAGAAGATCTCCCGTGAACGAATTGAACAGGCGCTGCGTGATGTAGGCGCTGAACGTATACTGGCTCATTTGCCTCAAGGCTTTGACGAACCTGTCATCGAAAAAGGAAGCACATTGTCTGCTGGACAGCGTCAGTTGATCTCCTTTGCTCGTGCACTGGCGTTTGATCCGGCCATCCTCATTTTGGATGAAGCGACAGCCAATATTGATACGGAAACGGAAGCATTGATTCAGAACGCACTCGAAGTCCTCAAAAAAGGACGTACCACCTTCATCATTGCTCACCGTCTCTCCACCATTCGTTCAGCAGATCAGATTCTGGTTCTGCATCGCGGGCGTATCGTTGAGCAAGGTGCACATGATGAACTGATGGAGCTTAAAGGCCGCTATTATAAGATGTATCAGCTTCAGCAAGGTGCGCAAGCAGCGGGTGCAACCAGCGGGAATCCGTCGGGTGAGATCATTCCAACCTCAACCTCCTTTGCCGGAGGCAATGCATAA
- a CDS encoding ATP-binding cassette domain-containing protein yields MIWSTGGLFKKANQDVPDSSGRGMLLQQVSKRLGNAQVLVEINLEVKQGECAVLVGRNGSGKSTLLRMLAGILLPDTGSIERTMKGSHGYAVDGLPRLPFTSGEYLWDMGRIRGIRPEILRERIRELSELLYLDTAIDQKLPLLSKGTLQKVNLIQALLPGPGGLLLLDEPLSGLDIPAQEAVVSLLGQWKGEGTSIVTACHEPLLIERLADQVIVLKKGSVLRYWSREDILQAGEPVVRIQSLTEAGEDLVNDLSIVQQPGVLSLVRNTSSEISNAWLWDWKVVQQSTDDVLSMILASGGSVVSVQQEESQLHMESLLEGQHPAVHASRGGFTESVDLSSSMDDAGGEAE; encoded by the coding sequence GTGATATGGAGTACAGGTGGACTTTTCAAAAAAGCCAATCAAGATGTACCAGACTCATCAGGTCGAGGTATGTTGCTTCAACAAGTGAGCAAGCGATTAGGTAATGCTCAAGTACTTGTTGAAATTAATCTGGAAGTGAAGCAGGGAGAATGTGCTGTGCTTGTTGGCAGAAACGGCTCGGGCAAAAGCACGTTGCTACGTATGTTGGCAGGTATTTTGTTACCCGATACAGGATCGATCGAGCGCACAATGAAGGGTTCTCATGGGTATGCAGTAGATGGCCTGCCACGTTTACCCTTTACCTCTGGAGAGTATTTGTGGGACATGGGACGGATTCGGGGCATTCGCCCCGAAATACTGCGTGAGCGGATTAGAGAACTTAGTGAACTTTTATATCTCGATACCGCGATCGATCAGAAGTTACCCTTATTATCCAAGGGCACATTGCAAAAAGTAAATTTGATTCAGGCCCTGTTACCTGGACCGGGTGGTCTTTTGCTGCTGGATGAACCGTTGTCAGGCTTGGATATTCCAGCTCAAGAGGCAGTTGTATCCTTATTGGGACAATGGAAGGGTGAAGGGACATCCATCGTTACAGCTTGCCATGAACCGTTGCTTATTGAACGTTTGGCAGACCAGGTAATTGTGTTGAAGAAAGGCAGCGTGCTCCGCTACTGGAGTCGTGAAGATATACTTCAAGCTGGCGAACCGGTTGTACGTATTCAAAGTCTAACGGAAGCTGGAGAGGATCTGGTTAACGATCTATCGATTGTACAACAACCGGGAGTACTGTCTTTAGTTCGTAATACAAGCTCGGAGATATCCAATGCTTGGTTGTGGGATTGGAAAGTAGTTCAACAATCAACAGATGATGTCCTCAGCATGATTCTGGCATCCGGAGGTTCGGTTGTGTCTGTACAACAGGAAGAAAGTCAATTACATATGGAAAGTCTGCTGGAAGGACAACATCCAGCTGTACATGCGAGTCGTGGAGGTTTCACAGAATCTGTGGACTTAAGCTCTTCCATGGATGATGCGGGGGGAGAAGCCGAATGA
- a CDS encoding YpdA family putative bacillithiol disulfide reductase codes for MEDVIIIGGGPCGLSAAIECERLGLSAVIVEKYNIVQSIYLYPTHMQFFSTAPLLEIGNVPFSTPNDKPFRYEALAYYRRVAEHFGLRVHNYEEAREIKRKDDGTFEVHTLNRRGEAIVHVGRNVVVATGYFDHPNYLGIPGEDKDKVTHYFREAHPYTRTRVAIIGGSNSAVDAAMELVRVGAHIDMVYRGSGLSQHIKPWVRPLFESMVTKGHITLHLESRVNEILDDSIRLIHTDGSTQELDNDFVLAMTGFRPDRQLLTSVGVEMSDDMDKPLYDAQTMESSIPGVYVGGVIASGRNANEVFIESGRWHGRYIAEHIVSKQRGQTEGK; via the coding sequence ATGGAAGATGTCATTATTATCGGCGGAGGCCCATGCGGTCTGTCTGCTGCCATTGAATGTGAGCGGCTGGGACTGTCCGCTGTGATCGTTGAGAAATACAATATCGTTCAATCTATTTATCTGTATCCAACCCATATGCAGTTTTTCAGCACAGCCCCGCTGCTTGAGATCGGAAACGTTCCGTTCAGCACACCTAATGATAAACCGTTTCGTTATGAAGCACTTGCCTATTATCGCAGGGTAGCCGAACATTTTGGTCTGCGTGTTCATAACTATGAGGAAGCCCGTGAAATTAAACGCAAGGATGATGGTACGTTTGAGGTACATACGCTCAATCGCCGCGGGGAAGCCATCGTACATGTTGGACGCAATGTAGTTGTAGCTACCGGTTATTTTGACCATCCTAACTATCTGGGCATCCCTGGAGAAGATAAAGATAAAGTAACCCACTACTTCCGGGAAGCCCACCCTTATACCCGTACACGTGTCGCCATTATTGGCGGAAGCAACTCAGCCGTGGATGCGGCCATGGAACTGGTTCGGGTCGGAGCACATATTGATATGGTTTATCGCGGCAGTGGTCTGTCCCAGCATATTAAACCATGGGTACGCCCGCTATTCGAGAGCATGGTGACAAAAGGTCATATCACACTCCACCTGGAATCACGCGTGAATGAAATACTCGATGATTCGATTCGTCTGATACACACGGATGGTTCCACTCAGGAACTGGATAATGACTTCGTACTGGCAATGACCGGTTTCCGTCCAGATCGTCAACTACTCACGTCGGTAGGTGTGGAGATGTCTGATGATATGGATAAACCTCTATATGATGCACAAACGATGGAAAGCAGCATACCTGGTGTATATGTAGGCGGAGTCATCGCTTCGGGTCGTAATGCCAATGAAGTCTTTATTGAATCCGGACGCTGGCATGGACGGTACATTGCGGAACATATCGTTAGCAAACAACGTGGACAGACTGAAGGGAAATGA
- the argS gene encoding arginine--tRNA ligase: MLMKQAAADIAPLTGLNEEEVLRLLEVPPQAEMGDAAFPCFVLAKSLKKAPAVIATELATGLQAAGLEATPAGPYVNIRFNREKLAPNLLKELGNATFGKLQLGQGSRVVIDMSSPNIAKPFGIGHLRSTVIGAALYRLYNEAGYTSVSVNHLGDWGTQFGKQIAAYKRWGNDEALQADPIRTSLELYVRFHDEAENDPSLENEAREWFRKLEQGDDEAQRLWAFFVEVSMKEFNRMYERLNVQFDHTLGESFYNDKMGAVVEELKTKGLLEESDGALVVRLEDENMPPCLIIKKDGTTIYPTRDLATAVYRHEVMKADRLLYVVGGEQKLHFRQVFAVLSRMGHEWSAKCEHIPFGLMRFEGRRMSTRRGKVIFLQEVLDEAVARALQIIQEKNPNLENPQKVAEAVGVGAIVFGDLRNSRLNDVDFSLEDAVSFEGETGPYVQYTHARIQSVLAKAEEAIHVENENPLSNPSLADGEIDTVTTPSCIGDTSWALLKLLGDYPEYLEKAIHRNEPSVIAKYTIDVAQAFNRFYHAERIADASSDVRSFRVALAKRTAERLAYSLHLLGVQAPERM; the protein is encoded by the coding sequence ATGTTGATGAAGCAGGCTGCGGCCGATATTGCCCCTTTAACGGGATTGAATGAAGAAGAGGTTCTGAGATTACTGGAAGTCCCACCACAGGCGGAGATGGGTGATGCAGCATTCCCTTGTTTTGTATTAGCGAAGTCATTAAAGAAAGCACCGGCAGTCATTGCGACCGAGCTAGCAACGGGATTGCAGGCAGCAGGACTTGAAGCGACTCCCGCCGGGCCGTATGTAAATATCCGTTTTAATCGGGAGAAGCTCGCGCCGAATCTGCTGAAAGAACTGGGGAATGCCACATTTGGTAAGCTTCAGCTTGGTCAAGGTTCACGTGTTGTGATTGATATGTCTTCCCCTAACATCGCAAAACCCTTCGGAATCGGACATTTGCGTTCTACTGTAATCGGTGCAGCACTGTATCGGTTGTATAACGAAGCGGGTTATACCTCTGTAAGTGTGAATCACTTGGGAGACTGGGGAACCCAGTTTGGCAAGCAGATCGCAGCATACAAACGGTGGGGCAATGATGAAGCGTTGCAGGCAGACCCGATCCGTACGTCCCTGGAACTGTATGTGCGCTTCCACGATGAGGCGGAGAACGATCCTTCACTGGAGAATGAGGCACGCGAGTGGTTCCGCAAGCTGGAGCAAGGGGATGATGAAGCACAGCGGTTATGGGCGTTCTTTGTGGAAGTGAGCATGAAGGAATTCAACCGGATGTATGAACGCCTGAATGTACAGTTCGACCATACGCTGGGAGAAAGCTTTTACAATGACAAGATGGGCGCAGTGGTTGAAGAACTCAAGACAAAAGGTTTACTTGAAGAGAGTGATGGAGCACTCGTGGTACGCCTGGAGGATGAGAACATGCCCCCGTGCCTGATTATCAAAAAAGATGGAACAACAATTTATCCTACTCGGGATTTAGCTACGGCAGTCTATCGTCATGAGGTGATGAAGGCAGATCGGTTGTTATACGTGGTCGGAGGCGAGCAGAAGTTACATTTCCGGCAGGTATTTGCGGTCCTATCCCGGATGGGTCATGAATGGTCTGCGAAGTGTGAACATATCCCGTTTGGATTAATGCGTTTTGAGGGACGGAGAATGTCTACCCGCCGCGGTAAAGTCATCTTTTTGCAGGAAGTGTTGGATGAGGCAGTCGCTCGTGCTTTGCAGATTATCCAGGAGAAAAACCCGAATCTGGAGAACCCTCAGAAGGTGGCTGAGGCGGTTGGTGTAGGTGCCATTGTCTTCGGTGATCTGCGTAATAGTCGGTTAAACGATGTGGACTTCTCCTTGGAGGATGCGGTGAGTTTTGAAGGGGAGACCGGACCTTATGTGCAGTATACCCATGCCCGGATTCAAAGTGTGCTTGCCAAGGCAGAAGAGGCGATCCACGTGGAAAATGAAAACCCTCTGTCTAACCCCAGTCTTGCGGATGGTGAGATTGACACAGTGACCACTCCATCCTGTATCGGAGATACCTCATGGGCATTACTGAAACTGCTTGGTGATTATCCCGAGTATTTGGAAAAAGCAATTCATCGGAATGAGCCTTCGGTCATTGCCAAATATACAATAGATGTCGCTCAAGCGTTCAACCGCTTCTATCACGCCGAACGGATTGCGGATGCGTCATCTGATGTAAGGTCCTTCCGGGTGGCATTGGCCAAACGGACTGCCGAACGCCTCGCGTACAGTTTACATTTGCTAGGTGTGCAAGCTCCAGAGCGGATGTGA
- a CDS encoding NUDIX domain-containing protein: MNLPPRDLAQYIAKRSHIVVKAAVRAENEQGELLLIQHAEHGHWRLPAGEMRPGEAIEDAAHRELWEETGWTADTMTLEGLYSGPDLRYLHSSGDEEYYVIALFRTVIIQDDLVESRVNSDAGLKFFALESLPPLNQISRILLARDFAE; encoded by the coding sequence GTGAATCTGCCACCACGAGATTTGGCCCAGTATATCGCAAAACGCTCTCATATTGTTGTAAAAGCGGCGGTGCGGGCTGAGAACGAACAAGGTGAATTACTGCTGATTCAGCATGCTGAACATGGTCACTGGCGGTTGCCAGCAGGTGAGATGCGCCCGGGTGAGGCTATTGAAGATGCTGCACATCGGGAGTTATGGGAAGAGACAGGTTGGACTGCTGATACCATGACACTTGAAGGTCTCTATTCGGGGCCTGACCTTCGGTATCTGCATTCAAGCGGAGATGAAGAGTATTATGTCATTGCCTTGTTCCGGACAGTGATCATTCAGGATGACCTTGTGGAGTCGCGTGTAAATAGTGATGCAGGTCTGAAGTTTTTTGCGCTGGAGTCATTACCACCTCTTAATCAGATTAGCCGAATCCTGTTAGCGCGGGATTTTGCAGAATAA
- a CDS encoding metalloregulator ArsR/SmtB family transcription factor — MQLEKIVAYHKALADPTRLRMLLLLAQGELHGQALAERLNLSQPTVTHHASKLREAALIKERREKNTVYFTLNPSFIRENAQASVDFIFNREEISDMSDVNETLKASVMRNFFSKDGRLRQIPAQYKKKLIVLGHLVEQLEFGRKYTEKEINTFIKQYHEDFATIRREFIMHQFMYREEDIYELNPKEMWTRWDQVK, encoded by the coding sequence ATGCAGCTGGAGAAAATTGTGGCTTATCATAAAGCGTTGGCTGACCCGACCCGGCTTCGCATGCTACTGTTGTTGGCACAGGGTGAACTGCACGGACAGGCACTTGCCGAGCGGCTGAATCTGTCACAGCCAACCGTGACACATCATGCATCCAAGCTGAGAGAGGCGGCGCTGATTAAGGAACGACGGGAGAAAAATACAGTGTATTTCACACTCAATCCTTCGTTTATCCGCGAGAATGCACAGGCTTCGGTTGATTTTATCTTTAATCGAGAGGAGATTTCGGATATGAGTGATGTGAACGAAACATTGAAAGCGTCGGTCATGAGAAATTTTTTCTCCAAAGATGGACGACTGCGTCAGATTCCGGCTCAATACAAGAAAAAACTGATTGTACTTGGTCATCTGGTCGAGCAGCTTGAATTTGGTCGGAAGTATACGGAAAAAGAAATCAATACATTTATAAAGCAATACCATGAAGACTTTGCCACGATTCGGCGGGAATTTATCATGCATCAGTTCATGTATCGGGAAGAGGATATCTATGAATTGAATCCGAAGGAAATGTGGACACGCTGGGATCAGGTCAAATAG
- a CDS encoding ABC transporter transmembrane domain-containing protein, with the protein MFSVLKNLAWFFRLERKRYLTGVILLILVGIAELLPPRLLGNAIDEIVRGSITGTSLTRYILLILGTVIIIYLVTYVWMHKLFGGANLVERLLRSRFMDHLLRMTPPFFEKNRTGDLMARATNDLRSIATTAGFGMLTLTDSTAFLATVLFAMGFLVSWKLTLAAILPLPFIAIAMMIYGKAVHQRYTLAQDAFGDMNDQVLESIAGIRVVRAYVQERLDEKRFADVTEDVYRKNLAVARMDALFEPTIRLFVGLSYVIALAYGIYLVFHNEITLGDLVSFNMYLGMMIWPMFAIGELINLMQRGSASLDRVNETLSVEPAVQDVEQPAHVTNPEEIAMQDVTFRYPSSTVDNLSHISFSLRRGQTLGVVGRTGSGKSTLLKQLLHEYPSGSGTLSISGHPIQDIAKDDLHSWIGYVPQEQVLFSKSVRQNIQFGQPGASDEVIMEAIRTAAFDGDLGTLSDGLDTLVGEKGISLSGGQKQRVSLARAFIANPDILILDDALSAVDARTEAKIIENIRNKRSGKTTLISTHRLSAIEHADRIIVLEHGKITEEGTHQELLAMNGWYREQYERQQVESNLST; encoded by the coding sequence TTGTTCTCTGTACTTAAAAACCTGGCCTGGTTCTTCCGGCTGGAACGCAAACGATACCTAACCGGTGTCATCTTGCTTATTCTGGTGGGCATTGCCGAACTGCTGCCTCCCCGTCTTCTTGGTAATGCCATCGACGAGATTGTGCGCGGTTCCATTACCGGCACCTCACTTACGCGTTATATTTTGCTTATTCTAGGAACGGTCATCATTATCTATCTGGTTACATACGTTTGGATGCACAAACTGTTTGGTGGTGCCAATCTGGTGGAACGGCTGCTTCGTTCACGCTTTATGGACCACTTGTTACGGATGACTCCTCCCTTTTTTGAGAAAAACAGAACAGGAGATCTGATGGCTCGGGCCACCAATGATCTTCGTTCCATTGCCACTACAGCAGGCTTCGGCATGCTGACCTTAACAGACTCTACAGCCTTTCTGGCCACCGTATTGTTCGCGATGGGTTTCCTGGTCAGTTGGAAACTGACCCTGGCGGCAATCCTGCCATTACCTTTTATCGCCATTGCCATGATGATCTATGGTAAAGCTGTACATCAACGTTACACCCTGGCACAGGATGCATTCGGAGATATGAACGACCAGGTGCTGGAATCCATCGCCGGGATTCGTGTCGTGCGTGCTTATGTGCAGGAACGTCTGGACGAGAAACGGTTCGCCGACGTGACCGAGGATGTGTATCGCAAAAATCTGGCTGTTGCCAGAATGGATGCCCTATTTGAACCCACCATCCGCCTCTTCGTTGGACTCAGTTATGTGATTGCACTTGCCTACGGCATATATCTTGTATTCCATAATGAAATTACCCTGGGGGATCTCGTATCGTTTAACATGTACCTGGGGATGATGATCTGGCCCATGTTTGCCATCGGCGAATTAATTAACCTGATGCAACGTGGTAGCGCTTCGCTTGATCGGGTCAACGAGACTTTATCGGTAGAACCTGCCGTACAAGATGTGGAGCAACCTGCTCACGTTACGAATCCGGAAGAAATTGCGATGCAGGATGTTACATTCCGTTACCCAAGTTCCACTGTCGACAATCTCAGTCATATCAGCTTTTCGCTGCGACGGGGTCAAACATTAGGTGTTGTGGGTCGTACGGGTAGCGGTAAGTCTACTTTGCTCAAACAACTGCTTCATGAATACCCTTCCGGTTCGGGCACATTAAGCATCTCGGGTCATCCAATTCAGGATATCGCCAAAGATGACTTGCACAGCTGGATTGGGTACGTACCACAGGAACAAGTTCTGTTCTCCAAATCAGTTCGTCAAAACATTCAATTTGGTCAACCTGGGGCCAGTGATGAAGTCATCATGGAAGCCATTCGTACCGCCGCTTTTGACGGGGATCTGGGAACCTTGTCCGATGGACTGGATACACTCGTTGGTGAAAAAGGAATCTCTCTGTCCGGTGGACAGAAACAGCGGGTATCGCTGGCGCGTGCCTTTATTGCCAATCCTGATATCCTGATCCTCGATGATGCCTTATCTGCTGTCGATGCACGTACTGAAGCCAAAATTATTGAAAATATACGCAACAAACGCTCGGGCAAAACCACGCTGATCTCGACTCATCGCCTGTCTGCTATTGAACATGCTGACCGAATCATCGTACTGGAGCACGGGAAAATTACGGAAGAAGGCACTCACCAGGAATTGTTAGCCATGAACGGCTGGTACCGTGAACAGTATGAACGGCAACAGGTCGAGTCCAATCTGTCCACGTAG
- a CDS encoding HesB/YadR/YfhF family protein, translated as MSTIHVSDQAARWYKEELNLNEGDSIRFFARYSSGGGLHPGFSLGIAVEKPRHPADQTEVSGIQFFMEDHDYWYLKGHQLHVDIVDEGQDIEYRYTEV; from the coding sequence ATGAGTACCATACATGTATCCGATCAAGCTGCTCGCTGGTACAAGGAAGAACTGAATTTGAACGAGGGAGACAGCATCCGATTTTTTGCCCGTTATAGCTCTGGCGGAGGTCTTCACCCTGGATTTTCGCTAGGTATTGCTGTGGAGAAACCAAGACATCCTGCGGATCAAACCGAAGTGTCGGGAATTCAATTCTTTATGGAAGATCACGATTATTGGTATCTGAAAGGACACCAACTGCATGTGGATATCGTTGATGAAGGTCAGGATATCGAATATCGTTACACGGAAGTCTAA
- a CDS encoding YdcF family protein, which translates to MTSKRITKRWIVITALAVVLVGILWTVVTAIRISAYTDEDSSRISDTAIILGAAVAGDNPSPVFRERIEHGIELYRQGTVRNLLFTGGSSGDGEHTEAEVGQKYAIAHGVDPADIRIETKSRITEENLVNSIPIAEQAGYQTYTIVSDPLHMKRAMKLAAGLGMDAVPSPTRTTAYRTWRSKFPFLARETVMYMGYTIKGWIDNPQQP; encoded by the coding sequence ATGACAAGCAAACGGATAACGAAACGCTGGATTGTAATTACGGCTCTAGCTGTAGTATTAGTTGGAATCCTGTGGACTGTGGTTACCGCAATCCGTATATCAGCATATACGGATGAGGATTCATCCAGGATATCGGATACAGCAATCATTCTGGGCGCAGCTGTGGCGGGGGATAACCCTTCACCTGTATTTCGCGAACGTATTGAACACGGGATTGAATTATACCGTCAGGGTACCGTTCGTAATCTGCTTTTCACAGGTGGGTCAAGTGGTGATGGAGAACATACGGAAGCTGAAGTGGGTCAGAAGTATGCCATTGCACATGGAGTAGATCCTGCGGACATTCGCATAGAGACCAAATCTAGAATTACCGAGGAGAATCTGGTCAATTCTATTCCAATTGCTGAACAGGCCGGATATCAAACCTATACGATTGTGAGTGATCCGTTACATATGAAACGGGCCATGAAGCTGGCTGCCGGACTGGGTATGGATGCCGTACCTTCTCCGACACGAACAACGGCTTATCGAACCTGGCGCAGCAAGTTTCCTTTTCTCGCAAGAGAGACCGTGATGTACATGGGATATACGATCAAAGGATGGATAGACAATCCGCAGCAGCCATGA
- a CDS encoding DUF441 domain-containing protein, translating to MDMTSLLLLVFAALGIISSNTPVTVAMVFLLLLRVLNLNQAFPWLEKYGLTLGIIILTIGVMAPLASGKMSLQTIGESFLHWKSLLAIGVGLLVAYLGGRGATLMGTQPTVVAGLLIGTVLGVALFKGVPVGPLIAAGILSLLLGKS from the coding sequence ATGGATATGACTTCCCTGCTGTTGCTCGTATTTGCGGCTCTCGGGATTATCAGCAGCAACACACCTGTGACCGTAGCGATGGTATTTCTGTTGTTGCTACGAGTCCTGAACCTGAATCAGGCATTTCCATGGCTTGAAAAATACGGACTTACACTGGGCATTATCATTCTGACCATTGGCGTGATGGCACCTCTTGCCAGTGGCAAGATGAGTCTACAGACGATCGGTGAGTCTTTCCTGCACTGGAAATCACTGCTCGCCATTGGCGTAGGATTACTGGTGGCATATCTCGGAGGACGTGGCGCTACGTTGATGGGTACACAGCCAACTGTCGTTGCAGGGCTGTTAATCGGAACGGTACTTGGGGTTGCCCTATTCAAGGGTGTACCTGTGGGTCCATTGATTGCGGCGGGAATTTTATCATTGCTGCTGGGCAAATCCTGA